The following proteins are co-located in the Pelecanus crispus isolate bPelCri1 chromosome 5, bPelCri1.pri, whole genome shotgun sequence genome:
- the DR1 gene encoding protein Dr1 — translation MASSSGNDDDLTIPRAAINKMIKETLPNVRVANDARELVVNCCTEFIHLISSEANEICNKSEKKTISPEHVIQALESLGFGSYISEVKEVLQECKTVALKRRKASSRLENLGIPEEELLRQQQELFAKARQQQAELAQQEWLQMQQAAQQAQLAAASASASNQAGSSQDEDDEDDI, via the exons ATGGCCTCGTCGTCCGGCAACGACGACGACCTCaccatccccagggctgccaTCAACAAGATGATCAAAGAAACGCTCCCCAACGTCCGCGTGGCAAACGATGCGCGGGAGCTGGTGGTGAACTGCTGCACTGAATTCATCCACCTCATCTCCTCCGAGGCCAACGAGATCTGCAACAAATCGGAGAAGAAAACCATCTCCCCAGAGCATGTCATACAAG cactagaaagtttggggtttggCTCCTATATCAGTGAAGTAAAAGAAGTCTTACAAGAATGCAAAACAGTAGCACTAAAGAGAAGAAAGGCGAGTTCACGCTTGGAGAACCTCGGCATTCCGGAAGAAGAGCTTCTAAGGCAGCAACAGGAATTATTTGCAAAA GCTAGACAACAGCAAGCAGAACTGGCGCAGCAGGAATGGCTACAGATGCAACAAGCAGCTCAACAGGCgcagcttgctgctgcctcagcCAGTGCATCCAATCAGGCAGGATCCTCTcaggatgaagatgatgaagatgatATCTGA